One segment of Anatilimnocola aggregata DNA contains the following:
- a CDS encoding YidH family protein translates to MPAENDPRVFFAAERTLLAWLRTGLAVIGVGFLVARFGLFLKLIRQPNVDHSPPVFSSLIGIAFVLLGTAMIGIAACQQVRFCSELPADQQPNRYWMNFSVWMASLVAVLGIALAVYLFCSAYPLPVLLR, encoded by the coding sequence GTGCCCGCCGAAAACGATCCCCGCGTCTTCTTTGCTGCCGAGCGCACCTTGCTTGCCTGGCTGCGCACTGGCCTGGCCGTGATTGGCGTCGGCTTTCTCGTCGCCCGCTTCGGGCTGTTTCTCAAGCTGATTCGTCAACCCAACGTCGATCATTCGCCGCCGGTTTTCTCGTCACTGATCGGCATTGCATTCGTGCTGCTTGGTACTGCGATGATCGGAATTGCAGCCTGCCAGCAAGTTCGCTTCTGCAGCGAACTCCCGGCCGACCAGCAGCCCAACCGCTACTGGATGAACTTCAGCGTGTGGATGGCTTCATTAGTCGCCGTGTTAGGCATCGCCTTGGCGGTGTATCTGTTCTGCAGCGCGTACCCCTTGCCCGTTTTGTTAAGGTAA
- a CDS encoding heavy-metal-associated domain-containing protein has translation MRCFILLITVAVTCLSAAALQAADDVPVERAQLTLRVTGLFAPDREADLRELMMLIPDVALVSVDYLQAEAVFEYEPNKAFDKAKPDKIPERIDNAIRTNSRGTFGAKPLSGLAKDKLQNVDISVVGLDCKGCALAAYESVAKVDGVERATASFKTGLVTARFDPAKTDRAALEAALVKARVELKKPLETTP, from the coding sequence ATGCGTTGCTTTATACTGTTAATCACTGTTGCCGTTACCTGCCTGTCCGCCGCTGCGCTGCAGGCTGCCGACGACGTGCCCGTCGAGCGCGCGCAATTAACCTTGCGTGTTACCGGACTGTTTGCGCCGGATCGCGAAGCGGACCTTCGCGAACTGATGATGCTCATTCCCGATGTGGCGCTCGTGAGCGTCGACTATCTTCAGGCCGAAGCGGTGTTTGAGTACGAGCCCAACAAGGCATTCGATAAAGCCAAGCCCGATAAGATTCCGGAACGGATCGATAACGCCATCCGCACCAACTCGCGCGGCACCTTTGGGGCGAAACCGCTCAGCGGACTGGCAAAAGACAAGCTGCAAAACGTCGACATTTCCGTCGTGGGCCTCGACTGCAAAGGCTGTGCGCTGGCTGCATACGAAAGTGTTGCCAAGGTCGATGGCGTGGAACGAGCAACCGCCAGCTTCAAAACGGGACTCGTTACAGCGAGGTTCGATCCGGCGAAAACCGACCGCGCCGCGCTTGAAGCGGCGCTGGTCAAGGCCCGCGTGGAATTGAAAAAGCCCTTGGAAACCACCCCTTAA
- a CDS encoding Kelch repeat-containing protein — translation MLHRACSCLLAIAWLLAVVRGPALVAQDQASALPPNQWQEIVAGGVGPRVSPALVWSAARQRFVMVGGTISHAHKPPFPYDVLSLNLATKTWENELPPGGEKWGPLTGAVQPPKFKSPYFEMLDSEQNVRPWQRHAKMWYQGQLAPWDGNLYSLLCGRTVAYHIESRQWRNLEPANAPLPLTKSEKEGLNWSALGLDPLNQELVLFGGGGLATSRGDAGTWVYSTKKNEWRQLDLKVQPPPRALSPLVYDPQSKQLVLFGGDGLDTLYGDTWTYDCATRTWHERKPVVAPAPRLGHALVSLPKSGKLALVGGVGYTSSTAYQALLYKPLPLEIWTYDVSLNAWSLVKRLEEKGPTHFSVDAAVAAVDDQDRLLWWGPKTTGNRYENDSRTWLIQLDVSHSDAAATAKFGVPAGTVVQRDESHDPAWYAADVPTPNLSEQVRFYEELPTNRWTAVAAPKWPMNRQGGGWSTVAYDTSRQQFLHLGGGHSSYFGNDVAHFDTRAARWSISYRPQFALDFNYDLSGPGPWAFNGGPWGNHNYHAYNYDPVRDRLIFIRNEYTHVYDPERRVWPHEELLRNNPFAGSKYTSYLVTTPAGVVIWTNRKESQFASGVWKLSKDGWNELATTGDSLPLPQTDGSTLTFDSERNRLLLTTTLGEKGIVHSGQVWSCDLRSGEVRKLDPAGREAITSKRFARESVFLPKRDAVLFGHHLGEQNRLAIYDVANNRWCVAHVPGSEFFYRPEAGSSVDLGLQYDTARDLVWGVMCKLHPGAVQVMRVSDELKLTPLP, via the coding sequence ATGTTGCACCGAGCCTGTTCGTGTTTGCTGGCGATTGCCTGGCTGCTCGCGGTCGTTAGAGGCCCCGCTTTAGTCGCGCAAGATCAAGCTTCTGCGTTACCGCCGAATCAGTGGCAAGAGATTGTGGCGGGCGGAGTGGGACCGCGTGTTTCGCCTGCGCTCGTCTGGTCGGCAGCAAGGCAGCGATTTGTGATGGTTGGTGGCACCATTTCGCATGCCCACAAACCTCCGTTTCCCTATGATGTCCTGTCGCTGAATCTTGCGACCAAGACCTGGGAGAATGAATTGCCTCCGGGTGGCGAGAAGTGGGGGCCGCTAACGGGTGCGGTGCAGCCGCCCAAGTTCAAGTCGCCCTACTTCGAGATGCTCGATAGCGAGCAAAATGTCCGTCCTTGGCAACGGCACGCGAAGATGTGGTATCAGGGCCAGCTTGCGCCGTGGGATGGCAATCTTTATTCACTCTTATGTGGGCGAACGGTGGCCTACCATATCGAAAGTCGGCAATGGCGCAATCTTGAGCCTGCGAATGCTCCGCTGCCGCTGACGAAAAGCGAGAAAGAAGGGCTCAACTGGTCGGCGCTCGGACTCGATCCATTGAATCAGGAACTGGTGCTGTTCGGCGGTGGCGGGTTGGCTACATCGCGCGGCGATGCGGGAACGTGGGTTTACTCGACGAAGAAGAACGAATGGCGGCAACTCGATTTGAAAGTGCAGCCGCCACCGCGCGCACTGTCTCCACTGGTCTACGATCCCCAGTCCAAGCAACTCGTACTCTTCGGCGGCGATGGTCTCGACACGCTCTATGGCGATACTTGGACTTACGACTGCGCTACGCGTACCTGGCACGAGCGTAAACCGGTTGTCGCTCCCGCGCCGCGCTTGGGGCATGCACTTGTCTCCTTGCCCAAAAGCGGCAAACTGGCCCTCGTCGGTGGAGTTGGGTACACGTCGTCGACGGCCTATCAGGCACTGCTCTACAAGCCGCTGCCGCTGGAAATCTGGACATACGATGTCAGTCTGAATGCGTGGTCGCTGGTGAAACGATTGGAAGAGAAAGGCCCCACTCATTTTTCGGTCGATGCCGCTGTGGCTGCCGTCGATGACCAGGATCGACTCCTCTGGTGGGGGCCGAAGACGACCGGCAACCGTTATGAGAACGATTCGCGCACCTGGCTGATTCAACTCGATGTCAGCCATTCTGATGCTGCGGCGACAGCTAAATTTGGCGTACCCGCGGGGACGGTGGTTCAACGCGACGAGTCGCACGATCCAGCCTGGTACGCTGCTGATGTACCAACTCCAAACCTCTCGGAGCAAGTACGGTTCTATGAGGAGTTGCCGACCAATCGCTGGACAGCAGTTGCCGCGCCCAAGTGGCCGATGAATCGCCAAGGGGGCGGTTGGAGCACCGTGGCCTACGACACCAGTCGCCAGCAGTTTTTGCATCTTGGCGGTGGTCACAGTTCTTACTTTGGCAACGATGTGGCCCACTTCGATACGCGCGCCGCGCGCTGGAGCATCAGCTATCGGCCGCAGTTCGCTCTTGATTTCAATTACGATTTATCGGGACCTGGCCCCTGGGCATTTAACGGCGGCCCGTGGGGCAATCACAACTATCATGCTTACAACTATGACCCAGTTCGCGACCGGCTCATCTTTATCCGTAACGAGTACACGCATGTGTACGACCCCGAGCGCAGGGTTTGGCCCCATGAGGAATTGTTGCGCAACAATCCCTTTGCCGGCAGCAAATACACCAGCTACCTCGTTACGACGCCGGCCGGGGTAGTGATCTGGACGAATCGCAAGGAGAGTCAGTTTGCCAGTGGCGTATGGAAGCTCAGCAAGGATGGCTGGAACGAATTGGCGACCACGGGAGATTCGCTACCGTTGCCACAAACCGATGGCAGCACCCTCACGTTCGATTCGGAGCGAAACCGCTTGCTATTGACCACCACCTTGGGTGAAAAAGGAATTGTTCACTCGGGCCAGGTCTGGTCGTGCGATTTGCGCAGCGGTGAAGTCCGCAAGCTCGACCCCGCGGGGCGCGAGGCGATCACTTCAAAGCGCTTTGCCCGTGAGTCGGTCTTTTTGCCCAAACGCGACGCGGTACTGTTCGGGCATCATCTTGGCGAACAGAACCGGCTTGCAATTTACGATGTTGCCAACAATCGCTGGTGCGTTGCCCACGTTCCTGGCAGCGAGTTCTTTTACCGTCCGGAAGCGGGGAGCAGTGTGGACCTGGGGTTGCAATACGATACGGCTCGCGATCTCGTCTGGGGCGTCATGTGCAAGCTGCATCCCGGCGCGGTGCAAGTAATGCGAGTCAGTGACGAGTTGAAACTCACCCCGTTACCTTAA
- a CDS encoding sialidase family protein, giving the protein MLARSAVCLLMTTLVLGTLSAAEPVLVKIGSPIGGHIHPAICRTKKGTLIVTFGQVNHRDLRISRSTDAGKTWSEPAAFAHTVKKSYYPGSLTTLADGRIVHCWNRWSTDTNEQEPRSVLYSVSSDDGLTWAEPQALPRDEKLRSVIRHPLVELSADSWLFSLDDRTLVFHPSTSTDESFGDGRVHGLTPIVRTPQGTFISGAGLRSTDKGKTWSKIEKFPDLKTQGWRHELVCLSNGWLLASEILGPGFGGERIRYVISTNDGLTWDQTYEYYNPGRAIGGRACPRTVELNDETIGVVFYDVDAKEKEGRGLFFLTIPLAKLASN; this is encoded by the coding sequence ATGCTCGCACGCTCTGCCGTTTGCCTGTTGATGACTACTCTCGTTCTGGGCACGCTGTCAGCTGCCGAACCGGTACTGGTGAAGATCGGCAGTCCCATAGGCGGACACATTCACCCGGCCATTTGCCGCACGAAAAAGGGGACGCTGATCGTCACCTTCGGACAGGTAAATCATCGCGACCTGCGCATCAGCCGTTCAACCGACGCGGGTAAGACCTGGTCGGAGCCGGCGGCCTTTGCGCATACCGTCAAAAAGAGTTATTACCCTGGCTCGCTCACAACCCTGGCGGACGGTCGAATCGTTCACTGCTGGAATCGTTGGAGCACGGACACTAACGAACAAGAGCCACGCAGCGTGCTCTATTCGGTATCGAGCGACGATGGTCTGACGTGGGCAGAACCACAGGCGTTACCTCGCGACGAAAAACTTCGCAGCGTGATCCGGCATCCCTTGGTCGAATTAAGTGCGGATAGCTGGCTCTTCTCGCTCGACGACCGCACACTGGTTTTTCACCCTTCTACATCCACGGACGAATCTTTTGGCGATGGTCGCGTACACGGGCTGACTCCCATCGTCCGCACGCCGCAGGGAACTTTCATCAGTGGCGCGGGACTGCGGAGTACCGATAAGGGCAAGACTTGGAGCAAAATCGAAAAGTTCCCCGATCTCAAGACACAAGGTTGGCGGCACGAACTCGTCTGCCTATCGAATGGCTGGCTCCTTGCTTCGGAGATTCTTGGTCCCGGCTTCGGCGGCGAGCGGATTCGCTATGTGATTTCAACCAATGACGGCCTGACTTGGGACCAGACGTACGAGTATTACAATCCGGGCCGCGCTATTGGCGGCCGTGCTTGCCCACGCACCGTCGAACTTAACGACGAAACGATTGGCGTTGTGTTTTATGATGTTGATGCCAAGGAGAAGGAAGGACGCGGGCTGTTCTTCCTGACGATTCCACTCGCGAAGCTTGCGAGTAACTGA